A single genomic interval of Lathyrus oleraceus cultivar Zhongwan6 chromosome 7, CAAS_Psat_ZW6_1.0, whole genome shotgun sequence harbors:
- the LOC127104087 gene encoding uncharacterized protein LOC127104087: MPTYAKFMKDIISKRRTADTNPIILTETCSAILQGMKIPIKKKDRGAVTIPCTIGDRSFNKSLIDMGASVSLMLLSIYKKLGIGDVQDTRMTLQFADHSVKKPYGIVEDVLVKIDKFVFPVDFVILKMPEDEEIPLILGRLFLETGRCLINIEEGTMTLKVYDEELKIDV; the protein is encoded by the coding sequence atgcctacatatgcaaagttcatgaaggatatcATTTCTAAGAGGCGTACCGCCGACACTAACCCAATTATCCTCaccgaaacttgtagtgctattttacagggtatgaagattccgaTCAAAAAGAAGGATCGCGGAGCTGTCACTATCCCATGCACTATTGGAGATAGGTCATTCAACAAATCTCTGATTGATAtgggagctagtgtgagtctcaTGCTGTTATCTATCTACAAAAAGCTTGGTATAGGGGATgtgcaagataccagaatgacactcCAATTTGCCGATCATTCGGTCAAGAAACCGTATGGCATTGTTGAAGACGTTCTGGTAAAAATTGATAAGTTTGTTTTTCCAGTGGATTTTGTCATTCTCaaaatgccggaagatgaagagatcccTCTCATTTTGGGGAGACTCTTTCTGGAGACGGGACGGTGCTTAATAAACATAGAAGAAGGAACAATGACACTGAAAGTTTATGATGAAGAATTAAAAATCGATGTTTGA